One Phycisphaera mikurensis NBRC 102666 DNA window includes the following coding sequences:
- a CDS encoding radical SAM protein, which yields MAAPTFSSLLHRDLGLTAVADGRKRLRPEEGLALLKEAPLPALGRLASAAAERIHGDRLRTYVIDRNINYTNVCTAACTFCAFKRNLNDADAYVLGEAAIHAKVQELVDIGGNQVLLQGGMHPDLPLGFYTGMLSGLKKAFPQVHLHAFSPPEFVEFVAVLEVDGFPTARPGRGETLGRGAWLAKLEAVMRELMAAGLDSLPGGGGEIFGPHVRHRIGPGKASGAQWLDVMETAHRVGMRTSATMMFGHLEGRMDRIQHMDAVRSRQDRAIEADLPGRYLSFISWPYQRENTPLDRLPDHDPLAEKRGGEPFPGDVLAEAVARGEVDPEDRAACRRVAPGAGKVLRTAGGTEYLRTQAVSRLYLDNIHSIGSSWVTMGPRIGQLGLLYGANDMGSVMMEENVVSAAGTTYCLNEATLCRLVRDAGFVPAQRNNRYEVLQEHPDTPDAPDRRIDDWSTQRPRAQRAAFEPGVKAEAKDGPATVPLTVTAGHVQAAPALA from the coding sequence ATGGCCGCTCCGACGTTCAGCTCGCTGCTCCATCGCGACCTCGGCCTCACCGCCGTCGCCGACGGGAGGAAGCGGCTCCGCCCCGAGGAGGGCCTCGCGCTCCTGAAGGAGGCTCCGCTGCCGGCGCTCGGCCGGCTCGCCTCCGCCGCGGCCGAACGCATCCACGGTGACCGGCTGCGGACGTACGTGATCGACCGCAACATCAACTACACGAACGTCTGCACCGCGGCCTGCACGTTCTGCGCCTTCAAGCGGAACCTCAACGACGCCGACGCCTACGTGCTCGGCGAGGCGGCGATCCACGCGAAGGTCCAGGAGCTCGTCGACATCGGCGGCAACCAGGTCCTGCTGCAGGGCGGGATGCACCCGGACCTGCCGCTCGGCTTCTACACCGGCATGCTCAGCGGCCTGAAGAAGGCCTTCCCGCAGGTCCACCTGCACGCCTTCAGCCCGCCGGAGTTCGTCGAGTTCGTCGCGGTGCTGGAGGTGGACGGCTTCCCCACCGCCCGCCCCGGCCGCGGCGAGACGCTCGGCCGCGGTGCCTGGCTCGCGAAGCTCGAGGCCGTGATGCGGGAGCTGATGGCGGCCGGGCTGGACAGCCTCCCCGGCGGCGGCGGCGAGATCTTCGGCCCCCACGTGCGGCACCGCATCGGCCCGGGCAAGGCCAGCGGCGCCCAGTGGCTGGACGTGATGGAGACGGCCCACCGCGTCGGCATGAGGACCTCGGCCACCATGATGTTCGGGCACCTGGAGGGCCGGATGGACCGGATCCAGCACATGGACGCGGTGCGTTCGCGGCAGGACCGGGCCATCGAGGCGGATCTTCCCGGCCGGTACCTCTCCTTCATCTCGTGGCCGTACCAGCGCGAGAACACGCCGCTGGACCGCCTGCCCGACCACGACCCGCTCGCGGAGAAGCGCGGCGGCGAGCCCTTCCCCGGTGACGTCCTCGCCGAGGCCGTTGCCCGCGGCGAAGTCGATCCGGAGGACCGCGCGGCCTGCCGCCGCGTCGCGCCCGGAGCCGGCAAGGTCCTGCGGACGGCCGGCGGCACGGAGTACCTCCGCACGCAGGCCGTCTCGCGGCTGTACCTCGACAACATCCACTCGATCGGCAGCAGCTGGGTGACGATGGGCCCGCGGATCGGGCAGCTCGGCCTCCTGTACGGGGCCAACGACATGGGCAGCGTGATGATGGAGGAAAACGTCGTCTCGGCCGCCGGCACCACCTACTGCCTGAACGAGGCGACGCTGTGCCGGCTCGTCCGCGACGCCGGGTTCGTGCCCGCCCAGCGGAACAACCGCTACGAGGTCCTCCAGGAGCACCCCGACACCCCCGACGCCCCCGATCGCAGGATCGACGACTGGTCGACGCAGCGGC